In the Malassezia vespertilionis chromosome 1, complete sequence genome, one interval contains:
- the VPS52 gene encoding Vacuolar protein sorting-associated protein 52 (EggNog:ENOG503NUU5; TransMembrane:1 (o391-410i); COG:U; COG:Z), with product MAHVVPDAAALASLAAQRPVQDVCKDMVAQLETRDDATWDARSATLESMARDVMQSRTLLDSMRTQLQGFHHELQSTSEHIESLQNTSSALTDRVRDEEQRASQLSQWLLAAALPPSVVRTVHTTRTSEDPSAWLDAVQQLEVHLEKMHTQFAENTGSALDELAAVGEQCKRTAIAKIRPYLLGLIEPIKTSVSTTLPILQSSVLLPNQPLYQFLAAHAPRAGAEVQLAYVNAARIYYDAAFRRYVRALKRILPRWSDGAHLVAHAWRANQERFAMERLKFARPSATDAPILAYMSEEPGFRVAPEHLFHTLALVFLDTACSEYAFLARFFSGTRMHAPVSAEQMLCVSESEAAALEANAGIARETWRQVMEPVLYHFDDFRHALLGVHPAPLLMLLVSATLATRLIALAKERRCLLLELESALMRHVLDTWALIAHALDHEVEALQLLSIGKRHDATGARAASFFERWGATFTTDAPIDLLCMSGAPPLMLRQLCDAYATKYLGVLQLHGAEIEGSLQQGYVLYMDSHSLVRMRKELERLVREYAENYWKVHAGEDADAPRRLCEWVAEQFAPFSDTQAQQEMAHWKALAASLS from the coding sequence ATGGCCCACGTCGTGcccgacgctgcggcgctggcgtcCCTCGCTGCACAACGGCCAGTGCAGGACGTGTGCAAAGACATggttgcgcagcttgagACACGCGACGACGCTACATGGgatgcacgcagcgcgacattagagagcatggcgcgcgatgtTATGCAGTCGCGTACACTGCTCGATTCtatgcgcacgcagctaCAAGGCTTTCACCACGAGCTGCAATCCACATCCGAGCATATCGAGTCGCTGCAGAACACATCGTCAGCGCTAACGGACAGagtgcgcgacgaggagcagcgcgcgtcgcagctgTCGCAGTGGCTgctcgcggcggcgctgcctcCAAGCGTTGTGCGCACGGTGCATACTACGCGCACGAGCGAGGACCCGTCGGCATGGCTTgatgctgtgcagcagcttgaAGTGCACCTCGAAAAGATGCATACCCAATTTGCCGAAAACACAGGCTCCGCGCTCGACGAACTTGCTGCGGTTGGCGAGCAGTGCAAGCGCACTGCGATAGCCAAGATCCGGCCGTACCTACTTGGCCTGATCGAGCCCATCAAGACATCTGTTTCCACCACGCTGCCGATCCTACAGTCCTCCGTGCTGCTCCCCAATCAGCCTCTGTATCAATTCCTcgctgcacatgcgccgcgcgcgggcgCCGAAGTCCAGCTTGCGTACGtgaatgctgcgcgcatttaTTACGATGCGGCTTTCCGGCGGTAcgtgcgtgcgctcaaGCGCATCTTACCCCGGTGGTCCgatggcgcgcatttgGTCGCACATGCGTGGCGCGCGAACCAGGAGCGCTTTGCGATGGAGCGGCTCAAGTTTGCGCGCCCCAGTGCAACCGACGCGCCGATTCTTGCGTACATGAGCGAGGAGCCTGGCTTCCGCGTCGCACCAGAGCACCTATTCCATACCCTTGCGCTCGTCTTTCTCGATACGGCGTGCTCCGAGTACGCtttcctcgcgcgcttcttctcGGGCACCaggatgcacgcgccggTGTCTGCCGAGCAGATGCTTTGTGTGTCCGAGTCGgaagctgcggcgctggaagccAATGctggcattgcgcgcgagacgtGGCGCCAAGTCATGGAGCCAGTCCTGTATCACTTTGACGATTTCCGACACGCACTGCTTGGTGTgcatcctgcgccgctcctgATGCTGCTTGTCAGTGCGACGcttgcgacgcgccttATTGCACTGGCCAAAGAGCGCAGGTGCCTCCTGTTAGAACTCGAGTCTGCATTAATGCGGCATGTGCTTGATACATGGGCGCTAATTGCCCACGCACTGGACCACGaggtcgaggcgctccagctgctgtcgatcggcaagcgccacgacgcgacgggcgcgcgcgctgcgtcaTTTTTCGAGCGCTGGGGCGCGACGTTCACGACCGACGCACCGATCGACCTGCTTTGCATGtctggcgcaccgccgcttATGCTGCGGCAGCTGTGCGATGCATATGCGACCAAGTATCTCGGTGTGCTACAGCTCCATGGTGCTGAAATCGAAGGCAGTTTACAGCAGGGGTATGTACTTTACATGGACTCACACAGCCTCGTACGCATGCGCAAGGAACTCGAGCGTCTCGTGCGCGAATACGCGGAGAACTACTGGAAGGTGCATGCGGGCGAAGATGCCGACGCGCCACGCAGACTGTGCGAGTGGGTAGCCGAGCAGTTTGCGCCCTTCTCCGATACCCAGGCACAACAGGAGATGGCGCACTGGAAagcgctcgctgcgtcGCTCTCATAG
- a CDS encoding uncharacterized protein (EggNog:ENOG503NXP4; COG:T), which translates to MAAMGEADGTVIHRPDASTLPPMLQPPWKASPGKGKDRYAAMGGDMFSPMKLQQMFHSPGASAQTAFTFRAAHPQITSSTPIVSRPASQAQRTSSNSGPPSTPGGPHIPLRLFNLQYDARVRSGLEQLVEEHDVDLSHDASQVSEASTLQNMHASKRLRVGSLRETTQRIPMAYKGDKENAMATPRSKDAVSTPPIDVPRSILKSVQTKAPHIPSRVGRTPRSRSISFADQKDVHVTPRTARLEHVLAELDAMNLTRSAHGTPRAPNDASGASERSILTNASFQVARDKIVELLTDVAPWEPDWKHMARVDLRARKLESCIGLNEFLPNVREVWLDYNHVAFTTGLPSSVRVLSAVENRLSELASFSHLQQLEVLDIRGNELHSLQPLADLAALKELRADRNQITTLHGLEHLTNLQHLSVDENMLGGALDLGAFDWSLLETLRLGRNAITHLERLDTLAPCLRVLDMDENALAHLHVATMHKLHTLRLCGNARLRTLAMDAFPHLRTLYADRCSIARLDALDTAHALQRLSLRQQHVALHAPLRIPAKLQRLFLSGNALTDREIIAADAQSLLYLELAGCQLTVVPSRIQQQTPALRTLNLDHNHLQTLPKLAAWRHLKRLSCVGCQLPTLETLVHSIHGLEELCVLDTRMNPCTSGLYPPMLIPVQPAAEEDTLPPVPNPAIVQPDRADEEAKRADAEHSAAKALADRSQFHKRTILLPPEPRDAFHARDTALGSRAAALFASADKRFVATLPHTIAAKRVLYRGLCGMACDTLTWLDGLELTDTEVEHAADVLRRADLY; encoded by the coding sequence ATGGCTGCGATGGGCGAAGCAGATGGGACGGTCATACATCGGCCCGATGCATCGACCCTGCCCCCCATGCTCCAGCCGCCATGGAAGGCGAGTCCGGGAAAGGGCAAGGATCGATACGCAGCAATGGGCGGAGACATGTTTTCGCCCATGAAACTGCAGCAAATGTTCCATTCAcccggcgcgtcggcgcaAACGGCATTCACCttccgtgcggcgcacccgCAAATCACCTCGTCGACGCCGATAGTGTCGCGGCCAGCGAGCCAGGCCCAACGAACATCGTCCAACAGCGGCCCTCCATCCACACCTGGCGGCCCGCACATCCCTCTGCGCCTGTTCAACTTGCAGTACGAtgcacgcgtgcgcagcggactcgagcagcttgtcgaggaGCACGATGTAGATCTATCGCATGACGCGTCGCAGGTGAGCGAGGCAAGTACGCTGCAGAACATGCATGCGAGCAAACGCCTGCGTGTTGGATCGCTTCGCGAAACCACCCAGCGAATCCCAATGGCCTACAAAGGCGATAAGGAAAATGCGAtggcgacgccgcgcagcaaggaTGCAGTCTCTACACCGCCCATCGATGTTCCGCGCTCTATTCTCAAGAGCGTGCAGACtaaagcgccgcacataCCCAGCCGTGTTGGCcgcacaccgcgctcgcgctctaTTAGCTTTGCGGACCAAAAAGACGTGCACgtcacgccgcgcacggctcGGCTCGAGCATGTGCTTGCTGAGCTCGATGCAATGAACTTGACACGAAGCGCACACGgcacgcctcgcgcgccaaacgacGCCAGCGGAGCGAGTGAGCGCTCGATACTGACCAACGCGTCCttccaagtcgcgcgcgacaagatTGTCGAGCTGCTCACCGACGTCGCGCCATGGGAGCCCGACTGGAAGCATatggcgcgcgtggatctgcgtgcgcgcaagcttgaATCGTGCATCGGCTTGAACGAGTTTTTGCCGAATGTGCGCGAGGTATGGCTCGATTATAATCACGTTGCATTCACTACGGGCCTGCCTTCATCGGTGCGTGTGTTGAGTGCGGTGGAGAACCGCTTGTCGGAGCTCGCGTCTTTTAGCCATCTACAGCAACTCGAAGTGCTCGACATTCGCGGAAACGAACTGCACTCGCTGCAGCCGCTCGCGgacctcgccgcgctcaaagagctgcgtgcggaCCGGAACCAGATcacgacgctgcatggACTCGAGCACCTCACCAACCTGCAGCACCTCAGCGTGGACGAGAACATGCTTGGTGGCGCTCTCGACCTTGGCGCCTTCGATTGGTCTTTGCTCGAGACATTGCGGCTCGGCAGGAACGCCATCACGCACCTCGAACGACTCGATACCCTCGCGCCCTGTCTTCGTGTGCTTGACATGGACGAaaatgcgctcgcgcacttGCACGTCGCCACGATGCATAagctgcacacgctccgtCTTTGCGGCAATGCACGGCTCCGCACGCTGGCGATGGATGCATTCCCACATCTGCGCACATTGTACGCGGATCGCTGCAGCATTGCCCGGCTCGACGCACTGGATACAGcgcatgcattgcagcgcctctCGCTCCGGCAGCAGCATGTAGCgctccacgcgccgctccgcaTTCCCGCGAAATTGCAGCGCCTCTTCCTCTCGGGCAACGCCTTGACGGACCGCGAGATAATTGCGGCGGATGCGCAGTCGCTCCTATACCTGGAGCTCGCCGGATGCCAACTGACTGTCGTCCCTAGCCGCATCCAGCAACAGACGCCCGCACTACGTACGCTCAACCTCGACCACAACCACCTGCAGACTCTGCCCAAGCtcgcggcgtggcgccATCTCAAGCGCCTGAGCTGCGTAGGATGCCAACTGCCCACGCTTGAGACGCTCGTGCACAGCATTCATGGGCTCGAAGAGCTATGCGTGCTCGATACACGGATGAATCCATGCACCTCTGGGCTCTATCCGCCGATGCTGATCCCTGTCCAGCCTGCTGCGGAAGAAGATACGCTTCCCCCTGTGCCGAATCCAGCGATTGTGCAGCCAGACAGGGCCGACGAAGAGGCAAAACGTGCGGATGCAGAGCACAGTGCGGCCAAAGCACTCGCAGACCGGTCCCAATTTCACAAGCGGACCATTCTCCTCCCCCCGGAGCCCCGCGATGCGTTTCACGCGAGGGATACGGCGTTGggcagccgcgccgctgccttgTTTGCGAGTGCAGACAAGCGATTCGTAGCTACTTTGCCGCATACGATcgcgg
- the PKP2_1 gene encoding putative protein kinase YGL059W (COG:D; COG:T; COG:Z; EggNog:ENOG503NVS5; BUSCO:EOG092628LW), whose product MDASTLSTLIDTSSQELAQLHSRLGCPAEELHRATAALKTCIHDAIHAQVRQVQAQVNDVEEACAELEGENVRLCRATGETLALDATDAVPLLAQRAALEEEKARLDRIYKSQLEQCDLVVEQIETLNACMSGAGGASPSPSMLPGEGAQLRDASPAFLRTLEAHWQEVQRVYTDRKVEMESQLSEILQLWAELCLMPSVTVKGTRLELDDAACRAQSEFHIAILYYTQQIPVIDADGAFTGEYAAMPLDTPRRAPLVDTSAMQDTPTRLSDDQQSAPLVAEHHERKGTLLQPTDDVLAQSTALRASLEQEKVQRETRIQTYYDELCELWMRFDVPETEMDAFVLDHRGSTLTIVAAYKDELDKMRQLKSQHMSLFISKTREQIWELWDALFMADGERNDMFPAYFLALPAADEERTATGFDWDHVLAQHEQMCARLNEMLEQRAPLLQLIGKYRAICDEARALEESAHDTTRLLGRGNRGDPGRLLREEKMRKRVKIQKPKIEHELLRVIPDWETEHNMPFLMDGTRFVDYLRDQLGGAKENARELHAKPATHGERLGASRTANVPATPHVAKRPPSVRPAAKAPGTGVRRAATAQATARPRVASNARHTPYGDTRSGAQTPHGANARMRDQRLVSQCTSGDETTVDMELDRTFEHRTPSTALESTLARVATPAGPW is encoded by the coding sequence ATGGATGCGTCGACGCTGAGTACGCTTATTGACACATCAAGccaggagcttgcgcagctgcactcGCGGCTGGGATGCCCTGCCGAAGAGCTTCACAGAGCAACAGCCGCGCTGAAAACCTGCATTCACGACGCGATTCATGCGCAGGTGCGCCAAGTTCAAGCGCAGGTGAACGACGTGGAAGAGGCGTGTGCCGAGCTTGAGGGCGAGAAtgtgcgcctgtgccgtgCGACTGGCGAAACGCTGGCGCTGGATGCAACCGATGCTGTGCCattgctggcgcagcgcgcagcgttggAGGAAGAAAAAGCGCGCCTGGACCGCATTTACAAGTCCCAGCTTGAGCAGTGCGATTTGGTGGTTGAACAGATTGAGACGCTGAATGCGTGCATGTCTGGAGCCGGTGGCGCTTCTCCTTCGCCGAGCATGCTTCCCGGCGAAGGAgcacagctgcgcgacgccagTCCCGCATTCCTGCGCACCCTCGAGGCGCACTGGCAAGAGGTGCAGCGTGTGTATACAGACCGGAAAGTCGAGATGGAGTCCCAGCTATCCGAGATCCTCCAGCTCTGGGCAGAGCTGTGCCTGATGCCGAGCGTCACGGTGAAAGGCACGCGCCTGGAAttggacgatgcagcgtgccgcgcccaaAGCGAGTTCCACATTGCTATTTTGTACTATACGCAACAGATTCCGGTCATCGACGCAGACGGGGCGTTTACCGGGGAGTATGCTGCCATGCCTCTAGACACTCCTCGCCGTGCACCGCTCGTCGACacaagcgcgatgcaagaCACGCCTACACGACTTTCCGATGACCAGCAGTCTGCACCGCTTGTTGCAGAACACCACGAGCGCAAGGGCACGCTCCTTCAACCCACCGAcgacgtgcttgcacagAGCACAGCGCTacgcgcatcgctcgagcaagagaaggtgcagcgcgaaaCGCGCATCCAGACGTACTACGACGAGTTGTGTGAGCTTTGGATGCGTTTTGATGTGCCGGAAACGGAGATGGACGCGTTTGTCTTGGACCACCGCGGCAGTACATTGACCATCGTGGCCGCGTACAAAGACGAGCTGGACAAGATGCGCCAGCTCAAGTCGCAGCACATGTCGCTCTTCATCAGCAAGACCCGCGAGCAGATTTGGGAACTGTGGGATGCGCTGTTCATGGCCGACGGCGAACGCAACGACATGTTCCCCGCCTACTTTCTTGCACTGCCCGCtgcggacgaggagcgcacCGCCACAGGATTCGACTGGGATCatgtgcttgcacagcacgaGCAGATGTGTGCTCGGCTCAACGagatgctcgagcagcgcgcgccactGCTCCAATTGATCGGCAAATACCGCGCGATTtgcgacgaggcgcgcgcgctggaagagaGTGCACATGACACCACCCGTCTTTTGGGCCGTGGAAACCGGGGCGATCCCGGGCgcctcttgcgcgaggaaaaaatgcgcaagcgcgtcaAGATCCAGAAACCCAAGATCGAGCACGAATTGCTGCGGGTCATTCCAGACTGGGAAACAGAGCACAACATGCCCTTCCTCATGGACGGAACGCGTTTTGTAGACTACCTGCGCGAccagctcggcggcgcaaaagagaatgcacgcgagctgcacgcaAAGCCTGCAACGCACGGCGAGCGACTCGGTGCATCGCGTACGGCCAATGTgcctgcgacgccgcacgttgcaaagcgcccgccgagcgtgcggccCGCCGCTAAAGCGCCCGGCACAGGCGTGCGCCGGGCTGCGACGGCACAGGCGACTGCGCGGCCGCGCGTGgcgagcaatgcgcgccatACGCCGTACGGGGATACacgaagcggcgcacaaacgccTCATGGtgccaatgcgcgcatgcgcgaccAGCGCCTCGTTTCCCAGTGTACATCTGGCGACGAGACCACGGTCGATATGGAACTGGACCGTACCTTTGAACACCGGACACCCAGTACCGCGCTCGAGTCTactcttgcgcgcgtagCGACGCCTGCCGGCCCTTGGTAG